In Archangium violaceum, the following are encoded in one genomic region:
- a CDS encoding transposase has translation MGWPLRMFQEEGYYFVTSRCFQGRLLLRPSAEVNEVVGGVLARAVQQSAGNVRLHAFTFASNHFHLLVWARGAALASFMQYLRANLSRKVGRLVDWSGGFWERRYSAEPVLDDTALVGRLRYVLAHGVKEGLVERSAEWPGLTCLPQLLGPARRVFQWFNWTKRWSKRGSEDLEAGAGRFAEEIAEPVELEVAPLPCWEGLGEEERRRAVRGLVEAVEAEARAQDTTVLGARAVRAQHPHTRPEHLKRSPRPLGHASTRQALQALREQYRAFVAAFREAAARWMRGDFSANFPLFSFPPRVVPRGVAQVL, from the coding sequence ATGGGCTGGCCGCTGAGGATGTTCCAGGAGGAGGGCTATTACTTCGTCACGTCCAGGTGCTTCCAGGGACGGCTGCTGCTGCGTCCCAGCGCGGAGGTGAACGAGGTGGTGGGTGGGGTGCTGGCGCGAGCCGTCCAGCAGAGCGCCGGTAACGTGCGGCTGCACGCCTTCACCTTCGCTTCCAACCATTTCCACCTGCTGGTGTGGGCTCGTGGGGCCGCGCTCGCTTCCTTCATGCAGTACCTGCGCGCCAACCTCTCCAGGAAGGTGGGACGGTTGGTGGACTGGAGTGGAGGCTTCTGGGAGCGGCGCTACTCAGCGGAGCCGGTGCTGGACGACACGGCGCTGGTGGGGCGGTTGCGCTATGTGCTGGCCCATGGGGTGAAGGAGGGCCTGGTGGAGCGGAGTGCCGAGTGGCCGGGACTCACGTGCCTGCCGCAGCTGCTGGGGCCGGCGAGGCGAGTGTTCCAATGGTTCAACTGGACGAAGCGCTGGAGCAAGAGAGGGAGCGAGGACTTGGAGGCGGGGGCGGGGCGCTTCGCCGAGGAGATTGCCGAGCCAGTGGAGTTGGAGGTGGCGCCCCTGCCATGCTGGGAAGGACTGGGGGAGGAGGAGAGAAGGCGCGCGGTGCGGGGGCTCGTGGAGGCGGTGGAAGCCGAGGCTCGCGCACAGGACACGACCGTCTTGGGGGCGCGAGCTGTGCGGGCACAGCACCCTCATACCCGGCCCGAGCACCTCAAGCGGAGCCCTCGACCGTTGGGGCATGCCTCCACGCGCCAGGCACTACAGGCGTTGCGCGAGCAGTACCGGGCCTTCGTCGCCGCCTTCCGAGAGGCGGCGGCTCGGTGGATGAGAGGGGACTTCTCGGCGAATTTTCCGCTCTTCTCCTTTCCGCCACGTGTCGTGCCGCGTGGTGTCGCTCAAGTTCTTTGA
- a CDS encoding Ig-like domain-containing protein: MFDTFSGSDSGASQVEFFVDGVSIGLGTAASPPYFYVTWDATGAALGAHTLTTIATDVHGNAATSSPVTIAVDHTSPTLAITSLSSGATFTGIAPLRVDTTDDVGVVWVNYYWDGVYLASVPPPFSVDWDVGAEARGSHTLEAVAVDAYEVFDTFSGEGWGRPRGCQRTRHAGLKPRNETGCPYESPSLSKDLELARRVHWA; the protein is encoded by the coding sequence GTGTTTGACACCTTCTCGGGCAGCGACTCTGGGGCGAGTCAGGTCGAGTTCTTCGTGGATGGGGTGTCAATTGGTCTGGGTACCGCCGCCTCTCCCCCCTACTTCTACGTCACGTGGGACGCCACGGGGGCGGCGCTCGGCGCGCACACGCTGACGACGATCGCCACGGATGTCCACGGCAACGCCGCCACTTCCAGCCCGGTGACCATCGCCGTCGACCACACGTCCCCGACCCTCGCCATCACCTCACTCTCCTCTGGTGCAACGTTCACCGGCATCGCCCCCCTGCGGGTGGACACCACGGACGATGTCGGTGTCGTCTGGGTCAACTACTACTGGGATGGGGTGTACCTCGCGAGCGTCCCTCCGCCCTTCAGCGTGGACTGGGACGTCGGCGCGGAGGCGCGCGGCTCCCATACCCTGGAGGCCGTGGCCGTTGATGCGTACGAAGTGTTTGACACCTTCTCCGGGGAGGGATGGGGGCGCCCGAGAGGGTGTCAAAGGACTCGACACGCGGGACTCAAGCCACGGAACGAGACTGGGTGTCCCTATGAATCCCCAAGTCTTTCCAAGGACTTGGAGCTGGCTCGCCGGGTGCACTGGGCGTAG
- the tnpB gene encoding IS66 family insertion sequence element accessory protein TnpB (TnpB, as the term is used for proteins encoded by IS66 family insertion elements, is considered an accessory protein, since TnpC, encoded by a neighboring gene, is a DDE family transposase.): protein MLTLPASVRIHLCTRPVDMRKSFDGLSLLTREVLKENPLSGHLFVFFNRTRDMVRILWWHSGGFCLFSKRLEKGSFRLPHPLPEDTGAVTLEAVELTLLLEGIDLKASVRRPRWQPPPLESPV, encoded by the coding sequence ATGCTGACGCTGCCCGCCTCGGTGCGAATCCACCTGTGCACGCGGCCGGTGGACATGAGGAAGTCCTTCGACGGGCTCTCCCTGTTGACGAGAGAGGTGCTGAAAGAAAACCCCCTGAGTGGACACCTCTTCGTCTTCTTCAACCGCACGCGCGACATGGTGAGGATTCTCTGGTGGCACTCCGGGGGCTTCTGTCTCTTCTCCAAGAGGCTGGAGAAGGGCAGCTTCCGCCTGCCGCACCCGCTGCCGGAGGACACGGGCGCCGTGACGCTCGAGGCGGTGGAGCTCACCCTGCTCTTGGAGGGGATTGATTTGAAGGCCAGCGTCCGTCGGCCGCGCTGGCAGCCCCCACCCCTGGAGTCACCTGTCTGA
- the ltrA gene encoding group II intron reverse transcriptase/maturase translates to MSLTTPTKLEELRAKLYAKAKAEPAFRFYALYDKIHRWDVLAEALRQSKHKRGAAGVDGQTYEQIEAHGEERWLKELQRELQGMTYRPQPVRRVLIPKPGGGERPLGIPTIKDRVVQTAAKLILEPIFEADLSEAAYGYRPGRSAVDAVREVHQELKRGRTQVVDADLSKYFDTIPHAELMKSVARRIADKAVLHLVKMWLKVPVEERDEQGRPKYSGGKRSKQGTPQGGVISPLLANIYINRLLRVFAKSELMKRSGAVLVNYADDFVVVARRGAAEVLAQVKRWLDGMKLTLNETKTSIRDARKEHFRFLGYELGPLVYKKTGQKYLGARPSKKAMEHAREEVSRILRRGRTERWEEIAGELNRFLRGWATYFAYDSPMHAFNVLDWHVTERVRNFLSRRHKVARATSRFKYNEVHRSLGVLEVRALLR, encoded by the coding sequence GTGAGCCTAACAACCCCTACAAAGCTCGAAGAGCTCCGAGCGAAGCTGTACGCGAAGGCCAAGGCGGAGCCGGCGTTCCGGTTCTACGCGCTGTACGACAAGATCCATCGGTGGGATGTCCTGGCGGAGGCGCTCAGGCAGTCGAAGCACAAGAGGGGCGCGGCAGGAGTGGACGGGCAGACCTACGAGCAGATCGAGGCGCACGGCGAGGAGCGCTGGCTCAAGGAGTTGCAGCGCGAGCTGCAAGGGATGACGTATCGGCCCCAGCCCGTACGGAGGGTGCTGATACCCAAGCCAGGAGGAGGTGAGCGGCCGCTCGGGATCCCCACGATCAAGGATCGGGTGGTCCAGACGGCGGCGAAGCTCATCCTGGAGCCAATCTTCGAGGCCGACTTGAGCGAGGCTGCATACGGGTACCGACCCGGGCGCAGCGCGGTCGATGCGGTCCGAGAGGTCCATCAGGAGCTGAAGCGAGGGCGGACCCAAGTGGTGGATGCGGATCTCTCGAAGTACTTCGACACGATTCCCCATGCGGAGCTGATGAAGAGCGTCGCGAGGAGAATCGCGGACAAGGCGGTGCTGCATCTGGTGAAGATGTGGCTGAAGGTGCCTGTGGAAGAGAGAGACGAGCAAGGACGCCCGAAGTACAGCGGAGGCAAGCGCTCGAAGCAGGGAACGCCGCAGGGAGGTGTGATCTCGCCACTACTGGCGAACATCTACATCAACCGGCTGCTGAGAGTGTTCGCCAAGAGCGAGCTGATGAAGAGGAGCGGAGCGGTGCTTGTCAACTACGCCGATGACTTCGTGGTGGTAGCCCGTCGGGGTGCCGCGGAGGTGTTGGCGCAGGTGAAGCGATGGCTCGATGGGATGAAGCTGACGCTCAACGAGACGAAGACGAGCATTCGCGATGCGCGGAAGGAGCATTTCCGCTTTCTCGGGTACGAGCTGGGACCCCTGGTCTACAAGAAGACCGGCCAGAAGTACCTGGGAGCCCGACCTTCGAAGAAGGCGATGGAGCACGCCCGAGAGGAAGTGAGCCGAATTCTCCGACGCGGCAGGACGGAGCGCTGGGAGGAGATAGCGGGCGAGCTCAACCGGTTCCTGCGAGGGTGGGCGACGTACTTCGCCTACGACTCGCCGATGCACGCGTTCAATGTGCTGGACTGGCACGTGACCGAACGGGTGAGGAACTTCCTGAGCAGGAGGCACAAGGTGGCGCGAGCAACGTCACGCTTCAAGTACAACGAGGTGCACCGGAGCCTCGGAGTGCTGGAGGTACGTGCACTCCTGCGCTGA
- the tnpC gene encoding IS66 family transposase, with product MSRIMSGEAPGKKTTDVHGVAALLRGLLAEGQEEQAIELVVGLLTQMVEKNTELELRLRKAMRQRFGRTSEKLSAEQLSLFLTQLGQEDAGAQQAQAARPGAGEAGVAQGAPPPAEPPNKESRKKERKGHGRRPLPSHLPREQRVHQPAPEALRCEACGRDKTRCGEEKSETLEWVPGHFKVIEEVRPKYACRPCGDGLVVAPPADRVIEGGLPGPGLVAHVLVSKYKDHLPLHRLSGLYARHGVQLRTSTLSDWVAAGADLLQPLAREVGRRALASHVLQSDDTHLKVLDREHPNGLKRGHMWVYLGDTTWAAFVYTPDWKQEGPLSFLDERRGWLLVDGYKGYDKLFTREGATAVEVGCWSHCRRYFVEALEAGDTRAALPLWLIGRLFEVEREADEQQVDEAERLRRRDTLSRPVTEQLGRWVADTYNREPPKSPLARACLYAINQWKPLSRFLEDARLPLHNNASELRLREIAVGRKNYLFAGSDAGAERAACVYTLVATCVLAGVDPWAYMADVLEKLSQGWPQRRLEELLPPMWRAARQAAAQAFSASPATT from the coding sequence ATGTCCCGTATCATGAGCGGCGAGGCCCCCGGCAAGAAGACGACGGATGTGCACGGCGTGGCGGCGCTGCTGCGGGGGCTGCTGGCCGAGGGCCAGGAGGAGCAGGCCATTGAGCTGGTGGTGGGGCTGCTGACGCAAATGGTGGAGAAGAACACCGAGTTGGAGCTGCGCCTGCGCAAGGCGATGCGCCAGCGGTTTGGCCGCACCAGCGAGAAGCTGTCGGCCGAGCAACTCTCGCTGTTTCTGACACAGCTGGGACAGGAGGACGCTGGTGCTCAGCAGGCGCAGGCGGCGAGGCCTGGCGCCGGGGAGGCTGGCGTCGCGCAGGGCGCCCCACCCCCGGCCGAGCCGCCCAACAAGGAGTCACGAAAGAAGGAGCGCAAGGGACACGGGCGCCGCCCGCTGCCCTCCCACCTGCCGCGCGAGCAGCGCGTCCACCAGCCAGCGCCCGAGGCGCTGCGGTGCGAGGCGTGCGGGCGGGACAAGACGCGCTGTGGCGAGGAGAAGAGCGAGACGCTGGAGTGGGTGCCCGGCCACTTCAAGGTGATTGAGGAGGTGCGTCCCAAGTACGCCTGCCGGCCGTGTGGTGACGGACTGGTGGTGGCACCTCCCGCCGACAGGGTGATTGAGGGGGGCTTGCCCGGGCCGGGTCTGGTGGCGCACGTGCTGGTGTCCAAATACAAGGACCACCTGCCGCTGCACCGGCTGAGCGGCCTCTACGCGCGCCACGGCGTGCAGCTGCGCACCTCGACGCTCTCGGATTGGGTGGCGGCGGGGGCCGACCTCCTCCAGCCGCTGGCGCGGGAGGTGGGCCGCAGGGCGCTGGCCTCGCACGTGCTGCAGAGCGACGACACGCACCTGAAGGTGCTCGACAGGGAGCACCCCAACGGACTCAAGCGCGGGCACATGTGGGTGTACCTCGGGGACACCACCTGGGCGGCCTTCGTGTACACGCCGGACTGGAAGCAGGAGGGGCCGCTGTCCTTCCTGGACGAGCGCCGCGGCTGGCTGCTGGTGGACGGGTACAAGGGCTACGACAAGCTCTTCACTCGCGAGGGTGCCACCGCGGTGGAGGTGGGGTGCTGGAGCCACTGCCGGCGCTACTTCGTGGAGGCCTTGGAAGCCGGGGACACACGAGCGGCGCTGCCGCTCTGGCTCATCGGCCGGCTCTTCGAGGTGGAGCGAGAAGCCGACGAGCAGCAGGTGGACGAGGCCGAGCGGCTGCGCAGGCGTGACACCCTCTCGCGCCCCGTTACCGAGCAACTGGGGCGCTGGGTGGCCGACACCTACAACCGGGAGCCGCCGAAGAGTCCGCTGGCACGAGCGTGTCTCTACGCCATCAACCAGTGGAAGCCCTTGAGCCGCTTCCTGGAAGATGCGCGCCTGCCCTTGCACAACAACGCCTCGGAGCTGCGGCTGCGGGAGATTGCTGTCGGCAGGAAGAACTACTTGTTCGCCGGCAGTGACGCGGGAGCCGAGCGCGCCGCGTGTGTGTACACGCTGGTGGCCACCTGCGTGCTGGCTGGAGTGGACCCGTGGGCGTACATGGCCGACGTGCTGGAGAAGCTCTCCCAGGGCTGGCCGCAGCGCCGACTCGAGGAACTGCTACCGCCCATGTGGAGAGCCGCGCGCCAGGCCGCCGCGCAGGCTTTCTCTGCCTCGCCCGCGACGACCTGA
- a CDS encoding primase-helicase family protein, with protein sequence MSTSINPGDTLANAADVEAALAHIAKLPLVKVVPLERYFARRHDGRGFASEFLTQKAAEDYLILRGLLAPRDTWPRGVSPLAASPNVPGLCAGVMAIECKPNAPDLLLRGDGTLAVNTWEAPSLVPVPGEWPTVRRVLLWLAEDEAGLDWLLNWIAFKVQRPGFRPGTAILLQGPPGSGKNVLYRVLAHLLGPSNCVQIGESDLAKPYNLHFATKLLIFANELLDNHRRGGSLGDGLKATITDSEVFLESKGVARTPAANRAALLAATNRTKPIEIEEADRRWTVFHNKAKPAEHAHPDLGMTHREFLESLHSPGEDDSFTPEFMRQIAAFAHAMGTREVDLQRVRRPHANTSREELQQLSEPVTEQFLRELNESPDADGQLRDWAFSSRQASVMNRAPGPLVGKSKAFTNDALYAAVCGFCCVVGQKHPPQKRTFLAALKAAGWIEQRDNKARGWLPPWHQTGDDSTPQAAKVVPLSGARSVPGASASAAYSSVEPMPSRATPDSGRGDTR encoded by the coding sequence ATGAGCACGAGCATCAATCCCGGTGACACGCTGGCCAACGCAGCCGACGTGGAAGCGGCACTTGCCCACATTGCCAAGCTGCCGCTCGTGAAGGTCGTTCCGCTGGAGCGCTACTTTGCACGGCGCCACGATGGGCGCGGCTTCGCCTCGGAGTTCCTGACGCAGAAGGCTGCCGAGGACTACCTGATCCTTCGCGGGCTGTTGGCCCCGCGCGACACATGGCCACGCGGAGTCAGCCCGTTGGCCGCCTCGCCGAACGTGCCGGGCCTGTGCGCGGGCGTCATGGCCATTGAGTGCAAGCCGAACGCGCCCGATCTTCTCCTGCGTGGGGACGGGACGCTCGCGGTCAACACCTGGGAGGCCCCCTCGCTCGTGCCAGTGCCGGGTGAGTGGCCCACTGTGCGTCGCGTCCTGCTCTGGCTCGCCGAAGACGAAGCCGGGCTCGATTGGCTGCTCAACTGGATCGCGTTCAAGGTCCAGCGTCCCGGCTTCAGGCCGGGCACCGCCATCCTTCTGCAAGGGCCCCCGGGCTCGGGAAAGAACGTGCTCTATCGCGTGCTTGCTCACCTGCTCGGACCCTCCAACTGCGTTCAGATTGGCGAGTCGGACTTGGCCAAGCCCTACAACCTCCACTTCGCGACAAAGCTGCTCATTTTCGCCAACGAGCTGCTCGACAACCACAGGCGCGGCGGCTCACTCGGGGACGGGCTCAAGGCGACAATCACAGATAGCGAAGTCTTCCTGGAGAGCAAGGGCGTTGCCCGAACGCCAGCGGCCAACCGCGCCGCGCTGCTCGCCGCTACCAACCGAACGAAGCCCATCGAAATCGAGGAGGCCGACCGCCGCTGGACCGTGTTTCACAACAAAGCCAAGCCCGCCGAGCACGCGCATCCCGATCTCGGCATGACGCATCGGGAATTCTTGGAGTCGCTTCACTCGCCGGGGGAGGACGACTCATTCACGCCCGAGTTCATGCGTCAGATCGCCGCCTTCGCTCACGCAATGGGCACCCGAGAGGTGGACTTGCAGCGAGTCCGCAGACCGCACGCGAACACTTCCCGCGAGGAGCTTCAGCAGCTCAGCGAGCCGGTGACCGAGCAATTCCTGCGCGAACTCAACGAGAGTCCTGACGCAGACGGGCAGCTCCGCGACTGGGCATTCAGCAGCCGACAGGCCAGCGTGATGAACCGAGCCCCGGGACCGCTGGTGGGGAAGTCCAAGGCATTCACGAACGATGCGCTGTACGCGGCGGTCTGTGGCTTCTGCTGCGTGGTGGGGCAGAAGCACCCGCCGCAGAAGAGAACCTTTCTGGCCGCGTTGAAGGCGGCGGGCTGGATTGAGCAGCGCGACAACAAGGCTCGGGGTTGGCTGCCGCCCTGGCACCAGACGGGCGACGACTCAACGCCACAGGCAGCGAAGGTAGTTCCTCTCTCGGGAGCCCGGAGCGTGCCCGGTGCGAGTGCAAGCGCCGCTTACTCGTCCGTGGAGCCCATGCCGAGCCGCGCAACGCCCGACAGTGGGCGCGGAGACACACGATGA